The sequence below is a genomic window from Sebastes fasciatus isolate fSebFas1 chromosome 18, fSebFas1.pri, whole genome shotgun sequence.
ATGGAGGAAGTCCTGGACGAAGAagactacacaaacacacaagagcAAAGCTCAAGCACACTATTAAGtataataaaagtaattaaaagagtATATTAAAAGAGAGTATATGAaagttaaaagtacaatatttcccttagCATATACTAAAAATGCTTGAGTAAATTATCTCAAAAAGTAAAGTCTATTAAATGACAGCACGTAAAGCAGATGGCAGACCTGCAACAGTTTAAGCTCCTTGCACTCTGTTGACCAAGAGCTTGCCCAGTTCCTGTTACTACAATACACCTGGGCGTGGTTGGCGAGGATTACAGAGATGCTTTAAGACATTTAGTTGTTCTCTGGCTCTCTGAGATTCTATGATGCTCTGATTGCCCCTATCTGAGAGTGAGGATTTTTATAAACTTTGTTAATCCAGGAGAGAGTGAATGAGGCCCGTATAACATTCACACAGTTGCATTCAATGTCTGAAATCTATCTGTGAAACTTAAGTCACTGCCAAGAATAAGGACCACAGccttacagtatatatttagcAGTGTGCCATGTCAGGGCTGTTTCTACAGCCTTAAAGCATGACGGACCATTCAAACATATAGAGTACTCCTCTCAGACCCAATCTAGCTGTAATTATTCAAACCACTTCCTTTCAGATGAGGGAAATCAAATATAAATGCAACAGGAGAGATTTCAGAGAGCAGTTCCaaaagcacactggagcacatGGATTTAAGGCAGTAAACTTTATTAAAGACTAACGTTTCGACGCCAACTATGTCTTCAGATCAGAGACTCACATCCACTTAAATAGCCTCCCCTAGTTGGGAACTGATTCAGCATAGGCTGGAAAAAATGGGGAGGGAACAATAGGCTGTGTGTAGGCAGGTTAACAATcatatatcatttataatataataataaaaagagagaagtaaaagtaaatatataaatagcagTTTCAGTGACTACATCCATGCACATATATCAAAAGAAATTGTAATAATAGTGATAAATAACGACAAAGATAAATACATCCCTCATCTAAATATCAAAAAAGGTCTTAAATATCTTAAATGTGAGTGAGCTACAATCAGATTATCAATAGATAAAAGAGACCTACATGAAGGGATAAAGAATGTCCCTACCATAAATGATAATATCATCTCCTATTGAAAACAATAGTAAATAGCCTGTTTCAAGCAATGTGGTTAAGTAACGAGTAAGGCTTGGTTGGCATGGAAACGTTAGTCTTTAATAAAGTTTACTGCCTTAAAtccgtgtgctccagtgtgctttggaactgatctctgaagtctctcctgttacaagaTTGCCCTACTCTGTTATTATTCCTTGTGAGGCGGCTTTGACCGGCGTTTAACCTACCTTCTTCAATTATAAATGCAGGTTGTTTATCCTTGTTAAGCCTGTCAAGATTTTGTCATGCAAAACAACAATAGTTCAGTGTGCAGATGCACTTTATTTAAGCTGCTGGATCAATGTCAGTTGAGATGAAGGTTTTTgtggatgatgaagatgaagatttGGTTAGTCGAGTTTTGAACGGGGCATTTTAAGTCTAGTGAAATGATTATCTTTGGTCAAAGAGATTAAGTCAAGTGTGCCCAAATGACACGATGGTATGGCAACAAAAACCTGATAAGTGTGTGACTGGATCACTATCTTACTGTAGTTCCTATCTTCATGTTCTCGGAAAATCTTAAAACTCTTGGCACAGAACGAGAGGGCATTCACCGTAAAGATTACGAGTGAGTTtccgcgtgtgtgtgcgtgtgagagagagagagagagaataatatTAGGATGGCAATGAcgcaacataaaaaaaatagcactatatttatttatttacaataaagtaaagtattatATACATCAAGGTAAGCTGGTGGACATTTCTGGCAATTAGTCTGCAAAAAAACAGAGTTGTTTATCTGTCAAGTGAACACAGCAGTAGCATGTAAACAGCACAGTGGATGAGGCTATAAACACCACCTGACAAACTTCACTCTGATTAACCTGATGAGCTTAAAGTCTTACATGTAAatgcctgtatgtgtgtgtgtgtagtgatgCACTTAACTTCCATCTGTGCGTgttgaaggagagagagggaagaaacCCCTCAATCCGTCTTATCCTCTCAGCTCCTTACCATCGCAAGCCTTGGTACATAGTCAGTTCACTAAACAGGTCGCAGGTGCCAGCTGCACTGTTTAACGGCATAGCGTAAAATAACTGAAGAAATATATGCAAACTAGCATGTGGAGGCTGGACTGTCGACTAAAGGACATTGTTGGAGGATTGTAGAAGACCTTGTCTAACCAACAACACGTATCCTTACCTATGGATTTACactttcgctttcactttttcTCCTGACTGTTTCttcggaggaggaagaggtttTTCAAGGTTTTCTTGAATCCCGTTTGAATGCAAAAATGGGCTGCTCTCCATCCAAAGGAAAGTTATTTTCAAAGCCAGAAGGCCCTGGACCTCAAAAGGTTCTGCTGGTTGAAGAAAGACAAGACGGACCTCAAAAGGCTCCGCTAGCTGAAGCGCCACAAGATGGTGATGATTCTCGACCTGAAGAGGAGAAAGGCCAATATTTAGAGGCCGACGAGAAAGAAAATGATGAACTACCTCTACCCATTGAAGAATTAACTACGAAAGAGACTTCATGGTGTCAGTTGGCCTCCGACACGACGGGTGCCCAAAATGCAGAGGACGTTGAAGAAACAGAGGTCAATGTGATGCCCCAAGAAGTAGTCCATGAGGTTGTACAAACAGATACGATTAAAAAGgtggagaaaagaaagaaaaataaaggcaAGAGAAGGTCTAACGAAAAGCAGAGAAGATCTTCTATTGTAAAGACAAAGTTGGACTTCGCGCCGCACATGGTGAGGGCTCACCAGGCAGCCTATGCCTTTCTGAACCCAAACATTTCAAAATATGAGGCCCTGTTGGGCCTGCTGGACCAGGCCGCCCAGACACAGCTGTCCCTCCAACCCACAATGTCTGCTTTCGTGTTGCGCTTTGAGGAAATCAACCAGGCTGTAGAAGAGATGGCTGAGGAGGGGGAGTTCATGTTGAAAGAGCATGGGGACTACATGGCCTTGCATTCTGGGATGATGGGCACAGATTTCATGCCAACTAAACCTAGGACTGACACAGCCAACCCCCCTAATCCACCTCCAGATCTATTAAAACAACTGCTCCAGCATTCAACAGAGAAAATGAGACTTGTGGGGGGCTCTGCCCAGGCACTGGGTGACACCACGCTGATGGAGGCAGTGGAGTATTTTTCTTCCGTCTCTGAACGGCTGGTTGAGAAGCTGCAGGCCAAGCAGGCAGCAGAGCACAGGTTGGCTCTAGTGCTGGCACGGGTGGAGCAGGCTGCCATGAGGAAGTCTAACCCTGAGGATTCGGCACTGCACAGTGAGGACAGCGGTATCGGGGGAGAAAATGAGAGTCTAACGGGATCCGAGAGGTCACGCCGCCACCGTGAGAGTGCTGGATCTGGAAGTTGCGGATCTGGAAGCAACATTTGCGATGATACCCTGCCCAGCAATTTACTCAACCTTGTAGGGTATCAtaaagatgatgaagaggacgaggaagagggCGATGATGACCATGAAGAGTATGAGGACGATGAAGGGGATGGGCCTGAAATGAAGAGGTCAAACTCTTCCCCACCAGATCCCAGTCAACCTTGTCTTGTCATGTCTGTAAATTACATGCAAGATCAGCAGCCTACAGTTAAACGACCCCTGACTGCTGTGACTGCAACCAAGTCGGAATACTCTTCATCCACCGACATAATGATGGAGCTACAAAAGATCCAGAAGAACTTGGATCAACGAATGAAAAAGATGGCTGAAATCAGAGGAAAGAAAGAGTTAGCAGGGCCTCATTATAACCTGTATAGAGCTGGACTAAGACGACATTCAGCAAGTGGATCAGCAGATGCTCAAAAAGGCCTCTTCAGAACAAGTCAATCACCTGGTCCCTTACCAAGGTTGGCACCTCAACCACCCAAGCACCAATCTGTCAGAGGGCTGATAAATACCTTCAGCCAAGGGGTTGATGGTAGACCAGGGCAGAGCCTTGCTAATATTCCACCTCATATCAGGAGGCCCAGGAAAAGTCAGTTATCTGACAGAGTAAATGGTAATGAGGGAGGATTAGTCATCAATggcaacaataacaacaacagatGGCCTGAAGGTAGGGATGACTTGGATGAAGACAACCTACCACCTCCGCCCCCAGAGGTTATGATGGACGATTCCTTCCAGAGTACTGAGGACATACCAGGAAATAAGGAAGGGTCACGGGAGGATTTGGTTCTCCCAATAATAAACCAAAAGGCCGGAGTCTCCCAGCGCCTCAAGGCATCAGTGCAGAATGTGGAAGTGCTACCAAACCGAGCCAACATGGTGCCAAGATCTATCAGTTTCTTGCCTGTCAGGCAGGATGCTGTTATGGGAGCGCAAGAAGAAAATGACCTGGATCCAGAAATGGAGAGGGTTAAAAGTCTCTACCAAAAGGCACGTAAGATGATTCACCTGTGCAATGCAGGAGAATCTCCTGACAAGAGAGATAGTACAGAATTGAACGGCAGAGTACCTTCTCCCCTTCAAGCCAGAATGGGCCAGCGATGTGGAAGCACTGAATTCTACGAGGGTGAGATGTCCTCTTACAGCCTGCCTGTGACAGCACCGCCTGTCTCTAGAGTCCGCCTACCGCCATCTTGTCCTTCTGTGTGCCACAGATATCCACACCCTCCTGCGTACAGATCTCAGTCCGCCTCTAGGCCCTCATCTCGCCCAAGTTCTCCAAGAACAGTGACACGTGCCACAGATAACAACGAAGAAGAAATCATTCCGTCTGTGTCCTTTCGCGATGCCCGCTCAGTCTTCTGTCGAAAGGACTCTGAGACCTGCAGTTCCTCTGGAAGTTCAGTACTCCCCAAACTATCCCGAGGCCGGCTTCCCACAAGAGGAATAGACGACTCTACCCGTCGTACCCAATCAGAACAGAGGCCTTGTTTGACTTCCCATTCAGAGTTTTCCAAAGATGGCTGTTCAGCCACTACCCAGGCCAATGGGGAGTGAGCCTTTTACCACAAAATATAGGTATGTAATATCACAAAAGTTGTGGGTCCAGGTAAACCTTGCTGGTCTTTGTGGCTGCGATGCTTATACTTGGCAAAAGTGTGCATCAGTGTCAGTTAAAAATTGACTTGTCAAGTCGAGTTTTGAAGCAGCTATTAGATACTATTAAAAATGAAGAAGatatacatatttttgtgtATTCTTCTAAAACGTAACTATTTCATAGGCTTCCATATAGCTAAAGGTATATTACTCTctaaaactaaaacacaaaATTTGCAACTGAAGAATGGTTAGGTCCTTGTGATTAGGGTATTGTTAGTGTAATTAAATCACCCAATAACGTTAGCTTGAGCTCTGGTGTTTTGGTGCCATCTGTGTGGATTAAATCAGCTGCCTTTATTATTGTTTAAGTGAATGACGTCACAATCAGTACGTCTGACCATCTGCATTCCCAGCAGACACAAAAGAGATTTGGTACCACACAACTGCTTTACCTGTTTGTATGTGCTACCCCAGATGGCCTACTTTATTTGTAAAAATAATAGATAACCTACATTGTAACTTGTCTTTCCTAATCAAGTTTTATGGGAATTGTGGAATTGTGTCCAGTGGCCAGGCTAGGGCCACATGCGATATTAGGGTGCACCAAAAATTTTAAGCACAACTATTATTAAACCTCAGGGGGTAGAGTGGTCGTCCACTAATctgaaggtcggtggttcgatccctggcccCTGCAGTCTACATGTCAAAGTTTCCTTGGGCAAGAACCCCAAATtgctgaaagtgtgtgtgtgaacatttaTTGTTCCAGTGAAACAGGTGGCACCTTGTATGGTTGCCTTTTCCACCAGTGTATAaatgtgaatgggtgaatgtttaCTTGTGTTGTAAAGCTCTTTGAGTGGTCAcaaagactagaaaagcactgGCAGTCCATTTACCACCTTCATAGGTTGGGTTCTCCAAAAGAtacaaatataacaataaacacaagaATACTCATTCAGTGCAAACATATAACACTGGTATGAATAATTACAATTTTCCCCTCTCTGGGgatagggctagggttaggttaggtttaTCGTAGCCTTTTATTCTTGTTTCCTTTGTTTATAACAGTTTAAATCTAGGATTTATATCCTTTTAGAGCTTTACTTCTGAAGAGATTAACAGTAGAGATTTAGTCACTCTGCTTTTATCACAAAGGGTTTGGACaccaaggcaaggcagctttatttgtaaagcacatttcaggaacagggcaattcaaagtgctttacacaaacaatcaagaacattgcgacaaagcgcaaaagaacattaagacataattaaaacagtcataaaaaacgttaaagattagaaaataaaaacaagctaaaaataaaagctagaatagaagctaaaatagagtataacacacaagagtaaaagctctagtgcagtacataagatcattatctggtttaataaaaggcagcagcaaacaagaacgttttaagctttgatttaaaagaactaagAGTTGTAgcggtcctgcagttttctgggagcttgttccagatatttggggcataaaaactgaacgctgcttctgcatgtttagttctgactctggggacactaagcagacctgatccagatgacctgagaggtctggatggttcattacatagcagaagatcagaaatgtattttggcccaaaaccatttagtgctttgtaaaccagcaggagcattttgaaatcaattctctgagagacagggagccagtgtagagacactcagaactggactgatatgatccacttccttggtcttagtgaggactcaaGCAGCAGCGTTCAAAAGCTTTTTCAAACCGTCTAAAATTCAAACATACAGTCACAGGGCCC
It includes:
- the pcare2 gene encoding uncharacterized protein pcare2 — translated: MGCSPSKGKLFSKPEGPGPQKVLLVEERQDGPQKAPLAEAPQDGDDSRPEEEKGQYLEADEKENDELPLPIEELTTKETSWCQLASDTTGAQNAEDVEETEVNVMPQEVVHEVVQTDTIKKVEKRKKNKGKRRSNEKQRRSSIVKTKLDFAPHMVRAHQAAYAFLNPNISKYEALLGLLDQAAQTQLSLQPTMSAFVLRFEEINQAVEEMAEEGEFMLKEHGDYMALHSGMMGTDFMPTKPRTDTANPPNPPPDLLKQLLQHSTEKMRLVGGSAQALGDTTLMEAVEYFSSVSERLVEKLQAKQAAEHRLALVLARVEQAAMRKSNPEDSALHSEDSGIGGENESLTGSERSRRHRESAGSGSCGSGSNICDDTLPSNLLNLVGYHKDDEEDEEEGDDDHEEYEDDEGDGPEMKRSNSSPPDPSQPCLVMSVNYMQDQQPTVKRPLTAVTATKSEYSSSTDIMMELQKIQKNLDQRMKKMAEIRGKKELAGPHYNLYRAGLRRHSASGSADAQKGLFRTSQSPGPLPRLAPQPPKHQSVRGLINTFSQGVDGRPGQSLANIPPHIRRPRKSQLSDRVNGNEGGLVINGNNNNNRWPEGRDDLDEDNLPPPPPEVMMDDSFQSTEDIPGNKEGSREDLVLPIINQKAGVSQRLKASVQNVEVLPNRANMVPRSISFLPVRQDAVMGAQEENDLDPEMERVKSLYQKARKMIHLCNAGESPDKRDSTELNGRVPSPLQARMGQRCGSTEFYEGEMSSYSLPVTAPPVSRVRLPPSCPSVCHRYPHPPAYRSQSASRPSSRPSSPRTVTRATDNNEEEIIPSVSFRDARSVFCRKDSETCSSSGSSVLPKLSRGRLPTRGIDDSTRRTQSEQRPCLTSHSEFSKDGCSATTQANGE